One window of Amaranthus tricolor cultivar Red isolate AtriRed21 chromosome 13, ASM2621246v1, whole genome shotgun sequence genomic DNA carries:
- the LOC130797733 gene encoding uncharacterized protein LOC130797733 isoform X3 yields MELDNKAVIQNPVTMEDLMQLFTQLNSKKSSTETQNFQPIQIPEKLNHKNFTKWAKLMQLELGGRGRLNHITASPPSQEDPDYTKWSQRDSLVISWIIGNIDPELQNQFLDYPTSRDLWKGIELLYGGTKDGLQIFDLMVKANKIQQGRDPIEIYYSKLTGVWKEIDRRSPNPMNSPEDKTTYNQITQQNRLYQFLAGVDETLDKDRWDILNREPLPTPEEAFAIIRREINRRGIMSTEPPKPSQIESSGIGGGFTVRGRTEKPNFRRDDEKSGLRCTHCGGARHTKKGCFEIIGYPEWWGDRKKRGEKKSMAAVGTSEAPVTGGEHGGTEAGCGASLSASGCSDRGDYWAWY; encoded by the exons ATGGAACTCGATAACAAAGCTGTTATTCAAAACCCGGTCACTATGGAAGATTTAATGCAACTGTTTACACAGTTAAACTCCAAAAAATCCTCCACAGAAACTCAGAATTTCCAACCTATTCAAATTCCAGAAAAATTGAATcacaaaaatttcacaaaatggGCAAAGCTAATGCAACTGGAACTCGGCGGCAGGGGAAGGCTCAATCACATCACAGCCTCCCCGCCAAGCCAAGAGGATCCAGATTACACAAAATGGTCACAGCGGGATTCTCTGGTAATCTCATGGATAATTGGAAATATAGATCCAGAATTGCAAAATCAATTCTTGGATTACCCTACCTCGAGAGATTTGTGGAAAGGGATTGAATTATTATACGGCGGGACCAAAGACGGACTCCAAATTTTCGACCTCATGGTTAAAGCAAACAAAATCCAGCAAGGAAGAGATCCAATCGAAATATACTATAGCAAACTTACCGGAGTCTGGAAGGAGATTGATAGACGTTCACCAAATCCGATGAACAGTCCAGAAGACAAAACGACTTACAATCAAATAACCCAGCAAAATCGATTGTATCAGTTCTTAGCAGGGGTAGATGAAACCCTTGATAAGGATCGATGGGATATTCTTAATCGTGAACCTCTTCCAACACCAGAGGAGGCATTTGCAATAATAAGAAGAGAGATAAACCGGCGAGGAATTATGAGCACCGAACCACCAAAACCCTCACAAATCGAATCATCGGGAATTGGTGGTGGGTTTACTGTAAGGGGAAGAACAGAGAAACCCAATTTCCGTCGAGATGATGAGAAATCAGGACTCAGATGCACCCATTGTGGGGGTGCGAGACACACCAAGAAGGGGTGTTTCGAGATTATCGGTTACCCAGAATGGTGGGGAGATCGAAAGAAGAGAGGAGAAAAGAAGAGCATGGCGGCTGTGGGTACCAGTGAGGCACCAGTAACAGGCGGAGAGCACGGAGGAACGGAAGCCGGCTGTGGAGCCTCCCTCTCTGCGTCAG GATGCTCGGACAGGGGAGATTATTGGGCATGGTACTGA
- the LOC130797733 gene encoding uncharacterized protein LOC130797733 isoform X2 — protein sequence MELDNKAVIQNPVTMEDLMQLFTQLNSKKSSTETQNFQPIQIPEKLNHKNFTKWAKLMQLELGGRGRLNHITASPPSQEDPDYTKWSQRDSLVISWIIGNIDPELQNQFLDYPTSRDLWKGIELLYGGTKDGLQIFDLMVKANKIQQGRDPIEIYYSKLTGVWKEIDRRSPNPMNSPEDKTTYNQITQQNRLYQFLAGVDETLDKDRWDILNREPLPTPEEAFAIIRREINRRGIMSTEPPKPSQIESSGIGGGFTVRGRTEKPNFRRDDEKSGLRCTHCGGARHTKKGCFEIIGYPEWWGDRKKRGEKKSMAAVGTSEAPVTGGEHGGTEAGCGASLSASGMTEKAKEEGCSDRGDYWAWY from the exons ATGGAACTCGATAACAAAGCTGTTATTCAAAACCCGGTCACTATGGAAGATTTAATGCAACTGTTTACACAGTTAAACTCCAAAAAATCCTCCACAGAAACTCAGAATTTCCAACCTATTCAAATTCCAGAAAAATTGAATcacaaaaatttcacaaaatggGCAAAGCTAATGCAACTGGAACTCGGCGGCAGGGGAAGGCTCAATCACATCACAGCCTCCCCGCCAAGCCAAGAGGATCCAGATTACACAAAATGGTCACAGCGGGATTCTCTGGTAATCTCATGGATAATTGGAAATATAGATCCAGAATTGCAAAATCAATTCTTGGATTACCCTACCTCGAGAGATTTGTGGAAAGGGATTGAATTATTATACGGCGGGACCAAAGACGGACTCCAAATTTTCGACCTCATGGTTAAAGCAAACAAAATCCAGCAAGGAAGAGATCCAATCGAAATATACTATAGCAAACTTACCGGAGTCTGGAAGGAGATTGATAGACGTTCACCAAATCCGATGAACAGTCCAGAAGACAAAACGACTTACAATCAAATAACCCAGCAAAATCGATTGTATCAGTTCTTAGCAGGGGTAGATGAAACCCTTGATAAGGATCGATGGGATATTCTTAATCGTGAACCTCTTCCAACACCAGAGGAGGCATTTGCAATAATAAGAAGAGAGATAAACCGGCGAGGAATTATGAGCACCGAACCACCAAAACCCTCACAAATCGAATCATCGGGAATTGGTGGTGGGTTTACTGTAAGGGGAAGAACAGAGAAACCCAATTTCCGTCGAGATGATGAGAAATCAGGACTCAGATGCACCCATTGTGGGGGTGCGAGACACACCAAGAAGGGGTGTTTCGAGATTATCGGTTACCCAGAATGGTGGGGAGATCGAAAGAAGAGAGGAGAAAAGAAGAGCATGGCGGCTGTGGGTACCAGTGAGGCACCAGTAACAGGCGGAGAGCACGGAGGAACGGAAGCCGGCTGTGGAGCCTCCCTCTCTGCGTCAGGTATGACAGAGAAAGCAAAGGAGGAAG GATGCTCGGACAGGGGAGATTATTGGGCATGGTACTGA
- the LOC130797733 gene encoding uncharacterized protein LOC130797733 isoform X1: protein MELDNKAVIQNPVTMEDLMQLFTQLNSKKSSTETQNFQPIQIPEKLNHKNFTKWAKLMQLELGGRGRLNHITASPPSQEDPDYTKWSQRDSLVISWIIGNIDPELQNQFLDYPTSRDLWKGIELLYGGTKDGLQIFDLMVKANKIQQGRDPIEIYYSKLTGVWKEIDRRSPNPMNSPEDKTTYNQITQQNRLYQFLAGVDETLDKDRWDILNREPLPTPEEAFAIIRREINRRGIMSTEPPKPSQIESSGIGGGFTVRGRTEKPNFRRDDEKSGLRCTHCGGARHTKKGCFEIIGYPEWWGDRKKRGEKKSMAAVGTSEAPVTGGEHGGTEAGCGASLSASGMTEKAKEEGMPFGLQESNLYGPIVCPNSTRKPKCSSPFCFKPNTNSIA, encoded by the coding sequence ATGGAACTCGATAACAAAGCTGTTATTCAAAACCCGGTCACTATGGAAGATTTAATGCAACTGTTTACACAGTTAAACTCCAAAAAATCCTCCACAGAAACTCAGAATTTCCAACCTATTCAAATTCCAGAAAAATTGAATcacaaaaatttcacaaaatggGCAAAGCTAATGCAACTGGAACTCGGCGGCAGGGGAAGGCTCAATCACATCACAGCCTCCCCGCCAAGCCAAGAGGATCCAGATTACACAAAATGGTCACAGCGGGATTCTCTGGTAATCTCATGGATAATTGGAAATATAGATCCAGAATTGCAAAATCAATTCTTGGATTACCCTACCTCGAGAGATTTGTGGAAAGGGATTGAATTATTATACGGCGGGACCAAAGACGGACTCCAAATTTTCGACCTCATGGTTAAAGCAAACAAAATCCAGCAAGGAAGAGATCCAATCGAAATATACTATAGCAAACTTACCGGAGTCTGGAAGGAGATTGATAGACGTTCACCAAATCCGATGAACAGTCCAGAAGACAAAACGACTTACAATCAAATAACCCAGCAAAATCGATTGTATCAGTTCTTAGCAGGGGTAGATGAAACCCTTGATAAGGATCGATGGGATATTCTTAATCGTGAACCTCTTCCAACACCAGAGGAGGCATTTGCAATAATAAGAAGAGAGATAAACCGGCGAGGAATTATGAGCACCGAACCACCAAAACCCTCACAAATCGAATCATCGGGAATTGGTGGTGGGTTTACTGTAAGGGGAAGAACAGAGAAACCCAATTTCCGTCGAGATGATGAGAAATCAGGACTCAGATGCACCCATTGTGGGGGTGCGAGACACACCAAGAAGGGGTGTTTCGAGATTATCGGTTACCCAGAATGGTGGGGAGATCGAAAGAAGAGAGGAGAAAAGAAGAGCATGGCGGCTGTGGGTACCAGTGAGGCACCAGTAACAGGCGGAGAGCACGGAGGAACGGAAGCCGGCTGTGGAGCCTCCCTCTCTGCGTCAGGTATGACAGAGAAAGCAAAGGAGGAAGGTATGCCTTTTGGTCTCCAAGAATCAAATTTATATGGCCCAATTGTTTGCCCTAATTCCACACGTAAACCTAAGTGCTCAAGCCCATTTTGTTTTAAGCCCAATACCAATTCTATCGCATAA